The Komagataeibacter medellinensis NBRC 3288 genome contains a region encoding:
- a CDS encoding type II toxin-antitoxin system Phd/YefM family antitoxin, protein MKQFAAGDLTRNTGDLFEAAAVAPVAITKHRKPRFVVMSMERYETLTSRDTGSQKAYAVNDMPEDVAVLCDQGIEDYLNG, encoded by the coding sequence GTGAAGCAGTTTGCAGCGGGCGACCTGACCCGTAATACCGGCGATCTCTTCGAGGCCGCAGCCGTCGCCCCCGTCGCCATCACCAAGCATCGCAAGCCCCGGTTCGTTGTCATGTCGATGGAGCGATACGAGACGCTGACCAGCAGGGATACGGGCAGTCAGAAGGCTTATGCCGTCAACGATATGCCTGAAGACGTTGCCGTCCTGTGCGATCAGGGGATTGAGGACTATCTGAATGGCTGA
- a CDS encoding NepR family anti-sigma factor, which produces MGDPIKMQWEGSDMHKYSDENFLASWLKRALRARFGAVVKEPVPDTLLSLLSEAPESEKPEHQADSALLRHE; this is translated from the coding sequence GTGGGCGATCCGATTAAAATGCAGTGGGAAGGATCGGATATGCACAAGTATTCAGATGAAAATTTTCTGGCGTCGTGGCTGAAGCGCGCGCTGCGCGCCCGGTTCGGTGCTGTGGTGAAGGAACCGGTTCCCGATACTCTTTTGTCTCTTCTTTCCGAGGCACCAGAAAGTGAGAAACCCGAACATCAGGCAGACAGTGCGTTACTTCGGCACGAGTAA
- a CDS encoding helix-turn-helix domain-containing transcriptional regulator yields MKTSGLDVFDGVKAAQDPRIQEELLNMAWADGDAAAFAHALSVIARAQGADDIAKEALSEKGDLDLTGLFRIMSALGIKVTFHAAD; encoded by the coding sequence AGACTTCTGGACTGGATGTGTTTGATGGCGTCAAGGCGGCACAAGATCCTCGGATACAGGAGGAACTTCTGAACATGGCATGGGCAGATGGCGACGCAGCGGCGTTTGCTCATGCTCTTTCGGTCATAGCGCGCGCGCAGGGAGCGGACGATATTGCGAAGGAAGCCCTGTCTGAAAAAGGCGATCTCGACCTGACCGGCCTGTTCCGCATCATGTCGGCGCTCGGCATAAAGGTGACGTTTCATGCGGCGGACTGA
- a CDS encoding ParB/RepB/Spo0J family partition protein — protein MSATLRSEPKKATTKPAKKTTSKTPTPITTPANDTDGTRIPFSKLFRSPLNVRRTVPAIAIEELADNLKAVGLIQSLVVVPDGDRFGVVAGGRRFLAMSLLVERGDWTEDKSVLCRIVTPEEAEEISLAENVQRHAMHPADQFEAFARQVELGRSVEQIAQRFGVSASIVAKRLKLASVSPAVMSAFRQDQLTLEQVSAFTVADDHEAQDSVLQWVLDTHFQVAPHSIKNRLMQGAVPESSRIVSFVGLDTYRAAGGTVVQDLFGENGFLTDTPLLHELAEKKLGEVEAGFRAEGWSWVERITDRPSWFYSTPRLSPKQAEPTAEDAARIEAIADRLTEIEENEQSQGLTDEENEEYDALTAELEALQNAAHLWSAEQKEQAGVFIMTEGAEIGTTYVGVVKPGAKKKDAASASTAENDSAVPTIPNGLMETLYRERTAALQATLARDSVMVLRVLVHALLMQHHGAMSPRFETPETPHDKASNPAMCAVAEYRLERLNPLRIPQDDRLWPWLLGRTESELVEILAACALPFVNAGKEDWSVDRQRGSSRDIAASIGFDMREWWKPDADNFFRSLTKSTIADYITEAGANPGDWQKAKRDALATDAAKAAAESGWLPAFLRTPGAATA, from the coding sequence ATGTCTGCAACACTCCGCAGTGAGCCCAAGAAAGCCACCACGAAGCCCGCCAAAAAGACTACGAGCAAGACGCCGACGCCAATCACGACGCCCGCCAACGATACAGACGGGACACGCATCCCCTTCAGCAAGCTGTTCCGTTCGCCCCTGAATGTCCGGCGCACGGTGCCCGCCATCGCTATCGAAGAACTGGCCGACAACCTGAAAGCTGTTGGCCTGATCCAGAGCCTTGTCGTCGTGCCGGATGGTGACCGCTTCGGCGTTGTCGCGGGCGGCCGACGCTTTCTCGCCATGTCCCTGCTGGTCGAACGCGGCGACTGGACCGAGGACAAGTCCGTTCTCTGCCGGATCGTGACACCCGAGGAAGCCGAGGAAATCAGCCTTGCCGAGAACGTGCAGCGTCATGCGATGCACCCGGCCGACCAGTTTGAGGCGTTCGCCCGACAGGTCGAATTGGGACGCTCCGTCGAGCAGATCGCGCAGCGTTTTGGCGTCTCCGCTTCAATCGTCGCGAAGCGCCTGAAGCTGGCGTCCGTCTCTCCTGCTGTCATGAGCGCCTTCCGACAGGATCAGCTCACGCTCGAACAGGTTTCGGCCTTCACCGTGGCGGACGATCACGAGGCGCAGGACAGTGTGCTGCAATGGGTGCTGGATACGCACTTTCAGGTTGCCCCGCACTCCATCAAGAACCGGCTCATGCAGGGGGCCGTTCCCGAAAGCAGCCGCATCGTCTCCTTCGTCGGACTGGATACCTACCGCGCTGCGGGCGGGACCGTGGTGCAGGACCTGTTCGGAGAGAACGGTTTCCTGACCGATACCCCGCTTCTGCACGAACTGGCCGAAAAGAAGCTGGGCGAAGTCGAAGCCGGGTTCAGGGCCGAAGGCTGGTCATGGGTTGAACGCATCACGGACCGGCCAAGCTGGTTCTATTCCACCCCTCGTTTGTCGCCAAAACAGGCCGAGCCAACCGCCGAGGATGCCGCACGCATCGAGGCGATTGCCGACCGGCTGACCGAGATCGAGGAAAACGAGCAGTCCCAGGGCCTGACCGACGAGGAAAACGAAGAATACGACGCCCTGACCGCCGAGCTTGAGGCATTGCAGAATGCGGCTCACCTGTGGAGCGCCGAGCAGAAGGAACAGGCCGGGGTCTTCATCATGACCGAGGGGGCGGAGATCGGCACGACCTATGTGGGCGTGGTCAAACCCGGCGCGAAGAAGAAGGACGCCGCCAGCGCCAGCACAGCCGAGAATGACAGTGCCGTGCCCACCATTCCCAACGGTCTGATGGAAACGCTCTATCGCGAGCGGACAGCCGCCCTACAGGCGACGCTTGCGCGGGACAGTGTGATGGTCCTGCGGGTTCTGGTCCATGCGCTTCTGATGCAGCACCACGGCGCGATGTCTCCCCGCTTCGAGACGCCCGAAACGCCGCACGACAAGGCATCCAACCCGGCCATGTGCGCGGTTGCCGAATATCGGCTGGAACGCCTCAACCCTCTGCGCATCCCGCAGGATGATCGGCTGTGGCCGTGGCTTCTGGGCCGTACCGAAAGCGAACTGGTCGAAATTCTTGCCGCCTGCGCCCTGCCCTTCGTGAATGCCGGAAAGGAGGACTGGTCCGTGGACAGGCAGCGCGGCTCGTCGCGTGACATCGCAGCCTCAATCGGCTTCGACATGCGCGAATGGTGGAAGCCCGATGCGGACAACTTCTTCCGTTCGCTGACGAAATCCACCATTGCCGACTACATCACCGAGGCAGGAGCAAACCCCGGCGACTGGCAGAAGGCAAAACGGGATGCCCTCGCCACCGACGCGGCCAAGGCCGCAGCGGAAAGCGGATGGCTTCCGGCCTTTCTCCGCACACCCGGCGCAGCGACCGCATGA